One part of the Paraglaciecola sp. L3A3 genome encodes these proteins:
- a CDS encoding response regulator transcription factor: MINVLLVEDDIDLATTIVDYLEIESIQCDHASNGLMGLHLIELNHYQMIILDINMPKMDGLTLCHTLRERGMDMPILMLTARDSLENKLQGFEAGSDDYLVKPFAMKELVARVQVLAKRRSGEAKRLVLGELILDLTQTRALLNNQQLKLSPIAFKLLEVLVRSAPQAVSREQIMQFVWGDDQPDSNSLKVHVHHLRKQLEAITANIKLTTVSGVGFAITQQNEGAL, translated from the coding sequence ATGATAAATGTACTACTGGTTGAAGACGATATTGACCTTGCTACCACCATTGTCGATTATCTCGAAATTGAGTCTATTCAATGTGACCATGCTAGTAACGGATTAATGGGCTTGCACTTAATTGAATTGAATCATTACCAAATGATCATACTAGATATCAATATGCCGAAAATGGACGGTCTCACTCTTTGTCACACCTTACGAGAACGAGGCATGGACATGCCCATTTTAATGTTAACTGCCAGAGATAGCCTAGAAAATAAATTACAAGGTTTTGAAGCAGGCAGTGACGATTATTTAGTCAAACCTTTTGCTATGAAAGAACTGGTTGCACGGGTACAAGTGCTGGCTAAACGTCGTAGCGGTGAAGCCAAACGTTTAGTGTTGGGAGAGTTGATCTTAGATTTAACCCAGACCAGAGCCTTATTAAACAATCAACAGTTAAAGCTCTCGCCTATTGCATTTAAATTGCTAGAGGTATTAGTGCGCAGTGCGCCGCAAGCGGTAAGTCGCGAACAGATTATGCAATTTGTTTGGGGCGATGACCAACCCGACAGTAACAGCCTTAAAGTTCACGTTCATCACCTACGTAAACAACTTGAAGCAATCACTGCCAATATAAAATTGACCACAGTGTCTGGGGTAGGCTTTGCCATCACACAGCAAAATGAAGGAGCCTTATAG
- a CDS encoding HAMP domain-containing sensor histidine kinase, translating to MKIRPSLKLYFFISVVFLGSVMAIGFSFLSVNYYIDGLDRGINSTMFDLAKTTNVEDGQPQTIANFGIAKRWQDTPKIIQQRFKSPPTKEGELQKIKDQSNIFALPKNVFFVVLYKTSQGEPIYISKVFLEKDISLKVKKSKPKNRLVWALIVAIIAISLFAFFLRMIMQKIAKPVESLKDWAKSLDQKTVQNSPPDFNYNELNVLASLIQSSLISVHQSLEREQRFLSYASHELRTPIAVVRSSVDLLQRLNEKQPVTEKQQQTLERIQRASLTMSNLTDTFLWLSRNDDLAIAPELVKIDEVIHQACNDLSYLLAAKDVEIKIECQAASVNVVALACHIVLNNLIRNAYQHTQKGYVHINQQGSRVTITNSNAKDDAVKQLPSTNHTSNTNPPSSAFGYGYGLGLELSEKIIEHHNWFYEKSDSQGCYQVIVDFGSEKSNPTD from the coding sequence GTGAAAATCAGGCCGAGTCTTAAACTTTACTTTTTTATCAGTGTGGTATTTCTTGGCTCTGTCATGGCTATAGGTTTTTCATTTTTAAGTGTCAATTATTATATAGATGGATTAGACAGAGGAATTAACAGCACCATGTTTGATCTCGCTAAGACAACTAATGTGGAGGATGGTCAGCCACAAACTATCGCCAACTTTGGCATTGCCAAGCGTTGGCAAGACACGCCTAAAATTATTCAACAACGTTTTAAATCCCCCCCTACGAAAGAAGGTGAGTTACAAAAGATAAAAGATCAATCAAATATTTTCGCTCTTCCTAAAAACGTCTTTTTTGTGGTTTTATATAAGACCTCACAAGGTGAGCCAATATACATTTCGAAAGTCTTCCTTGAAAAAGATATCTCTTTAAAAGTCAAAAAAAGTAAACCCAAGAACCGTTTAGTATGGGCACTAATTGTAGCCATCATTGCCATATCATTATTTGCTTTTTTTCTACGTATGATCATGCAAAAAATTGCGAAACCTGTGGAGTCATTAAAAGACTGGGCCAAGTCCTTAGATCAAAAAACGGTACAAAATTCCCCCCCTGATTTTAACTACAATGAATTAAATGTGCTGGCATCATTAATACAAAGCAGTTTAATTTCAGTGCACCAAAGTTTGGAGCGTGAACAACGTTTTTTAAGTTACGCCAGTCATGAATTACGTACACCTATTGCGGTGGTGCGAAGTAGTGTTGATTTATTGCAGCGACTCAATGAAAAGCAACCAGTAACTGAAAAACAGCAACAGACACTCGAACGTATTCAACGAGCGAGTTTAACCATGAGTAACTTAACCGACACCTTTCTTTGGTTGAGCCGCAATGACGATTTAGCCATAGCCCCAGAGCTAGTCAAAATAGATGAAGTCATTCATCAAGCTTGTAACGATTTAAGCTACTTATTAGCCGCTAAAGATGTGGAGATTAAAATTGAATGCCAAGCAGCTAGTGTCAACGTGGTTGCCCTTGCCTGTCACATTGTTCTAAACAACCTAATTCGAAATGCCTATCAGCACACACAAAAAGGCTATGTACATATCAACCAACAAGGTAGTCGTGTCACTATTACCAATAGCAACGCCAAAGACGATGCGGTTAAACAGTTGCCGAGCACTAATCACACATCTAACACAAATCCCCCTTCCTCAGCATTTGGTTATGGTTACGGCTTAGGACTAGAGTTAAGTGAAAAAATAATAGAACACCACAATTGGTTTTATGAAAAAAGTGACAGCCAAGGCTGTTATCAAGTGATAGTGGATTTTGGTAGTGAAAAATCTAATCCTACAGATTAA